Proteins co-encoded in one Desulfitobacterium hafniense DCB-2 genomic window:
- a CDS encoding PadR family transcriptional regulator: protein MSANEQMQNFITELRRGSLTLAVLGCLKQPHYGYALLQTMQEKQIDVEANTLYPLLRRLENQGLLVSDWDTSESRPRKYYTVNEKGEMVYRELMTEWKKLQSNIESICGEDKCNG, encoded by the coding sequence ATGTCAGCGAATGAGCAAATGCAGAACTTTATCACGGAACTTCGCCGGGGCAGCTTAACACTGGCGGTTTTGGGATGTTTGAAACAACCTCACTATGGCTATGCATTGCTTCAAACAATGCAGGAAAAGCAAATAGACGTTGAAGCCAACACACTCTACCCCCTTTTGCGGCGGCTGGAAAATCAGGGCTTACTGGTCAGCGATTGGGATACAAGTGAAAGCAGGCCAAGAAAATATTATACCGTCAACGAAAAAGGCGAAATGGTGTATAGAGAATTGATGACAGAATGGAAAAAACTGCAGAGCAACATTGAATCCATTTGCGGGGAGGATAAATGTAATGGATAA
- a CDS encoding acyltransferase family protein has translation MNYSTKTNQFNEQPNRQYRGRRLRTVDHGYMPGLDGLRALAVFAVIFYHLNLSWAPGGLLGVTLFFVLSGYLITNILLKQWESTGTIDLKDFWLRRARRLLPAVFVMLAGVMVWMLLFAPERLAALKQEALAAVFYISNWYLIFHQVSYFESFGPPSPLGHLWSLAVEEQFYLLWPLLLGLGLRWIRQRKWLAVGTIALTFASAAAMALIYSPGQDPSRVYYGTDTRAFSLLVGAALAMVWPSGKMTGELTGSKKLLLDGTGALGLLAVLLMILKTNQYQPFLYQGGLLLFSIAAAVLVAVLAHPASSLGRFFSWGPWRWLGECSYGIYLWHYPVIILTNPAVNTGGVDLSRTFWQIGLSIILAVLSRHFIEDPIRYGRRKRGRRRVPALQWWQKPLGVGAKMSLGILLMVLLLFVTPNGGTGISAKAIAQNHETTEQAQGQAQEQAQNQNQAQSQTQTQNQDEQGTQAQGAEQEDNKANGEAIGTEQENEITIIGDSVMINVTPVLQEQFKGIVIDAQLGRQMYQAPEVIAGLREEGKLGKTVVIQLGNNGPFSEKQLKETLDTLPGSTEILLVNTRVPKPWEGEVNETLNKVAQSYPGARLIDWHTVSKGHNDYFYKDGVHLTQTGVEAYGEMLVKALAVGENDY, from the coding sequence ATGAATTACAGCACAAAAACAAATCAATTCAATGAGCAGCCGAATCGGCAGTATAGGGGAAGAAGATTGAGGACGGTTGACCACGGCTATATGCCGGGGTTGGATGGCCTGAGGGCTTTGGCGGTGTTCGCCGTGATTTTTTATCACCTCAATTTATCATGGGCACCGGGTGGGCTTTTAGGGGTAACTTTATTTTTTGTGCTGTCAGGGTATTTGATCACCAATATTCTGCTCAAGCAATGGGAGAGCACCGGAACCATCGATCTGAAAGATTTCTGGCTGCGCCGGGCCCGGCGGCTTCTGCCGGCAGTTTTTGTGATGCTGGCGGGAGTAATGGTCTGGATGCTGCTTTTCGCTCCGGAACGTCTGGCCGCCCTGAAACAGGAAGCCTTGGCCGCAGTCTTCTATATCAGCAACTGGTATCTGATCTTCCATCAGGTCTCCTACTTTGAAAGCTTTGGCCCCCCATCTCCACTGGGGCATCTCTGGTCTTTAGCGGTAGAAGAACAATTCTATCTTCTCTGGCCCCTCCTTTTGGGACTGGGTCTGCGCTGGATTCGGCAGCGCAAATGGCTGGCTGTGGGAACAATTGCGCTCACTTTTGCATCGGCTGCGGCTATGGCCTTGATCTATAGTCCGGGTCAGGATCCCAGCCGGGTCTATTACGGAACGGATACCCGGGCCTTCTCCCTGCTTGTCGGTGCTGCCCTGGCTATGGTATGGCCCAGCGGGAAAATGACCGGCGAGCTCACCGGCTCTAAAAAATTGCTCCTGGATGGGACAGGCGCCCTGGGGCTATTAGCGGTTCTGCTGATGATCCTGAAAACCAACCAATACCAACCCTTTCTCTATCAGGGCGGGCTGTTGCTTTTCTCCATTGCCGCGGCTGTTTTGGTAGCGGTTCTGGCCCATCCGGCCAGCAGTTTGGGCCGGTTCTTTAGTTGGGGGCCCTGGCGCTGGCTGGGAGAGTGTTCCTATGGGATCTACCTGTGGCATTACCCGGTGATCATTCTGACCAACCCGGCTGTCAATACGGGAGGCGTGGACCTTTCCCGCACCTTCTGGCAAATTGGCTTAAGTATCATTCTGGCTGTCCTGTCCCGCCATTTCATTGAGGACCCCATCCGCTACGGAAGGCGGAAACGGGGGCGGAGGCGGGTCCCAGCCCTTCAGTGGTGGCAGAAGCCTTTGGGTGTCGGTGCCAAAATGTCCTTGGGGATCCTGCTGATGGTTTTGCTGTTGTTTGTAACCCCGAATGGAGGGACAGGAATCTCAGCAAAAGCTATCGCCCAAAATCATGAAACAACAGAACAGGCCCAGGGCCAGGCTCAGGAACAGGCTCAGAACCAGAATCAGGCTCAGAGTCAGACTCAGACTCAGAATCAGGATGAACAGGGGACTCAGGCTCAAGGGGCGGAGCAGGAAGATAATAAAGCCAACGGAGAAGCAATAGGGACAGAGCAAGAAAATGAAATTACCATCATCGGCGATTCCGTCATGATCAATGTAACACCCGTATTGCAGGAACAGTTTAAGGGAATTGTTATCGACGCCCAGCTGGGCAGACAAATGTACCAGGCCCCGGAGGTTATTGCCGGGCTTCGGGAAGAAGGGAAGCTGGGGAAAACCGTCGTGATTCAACTAGGAAACAACGGGCCCTTCAGTGAGAAACAACTCAAAGAGACCTTGGACACCCTGCCGGGAAGTACGGAGATCCTCCTGGTCAATACCCGGGTTCCCAAGCCTTGGGAAGGGGAGGTCAACGAGACCTTGAATAAAGTAGCCCAGTCTTACCCAGGGGCCAGATTGATCGATTGGCATACGGTCAGCAAGGGCCACAACGATTACTTCTATAAAGACGGGGTCCATCTCACCCAGACCGGAGTGGAAGCCTACGGGGAAATGTTGGTCAAAGCCTTAGCTGTTGGAGAAAATGATTACTAA
- a CDS encoding response regulator transcription factor — translation MREKKVKVLVVEDEASIRRFITLNLEMAGYEVGEAESGEDALALLTEFLPDLVVLDLMLPGIDGLEVCQHIRETMPDPLIIILTAKGQDTDKIMGLELGADDYMVKPFNPFELIARIKAMLRRRDRYEAGRTGYTYGSLHLDTAANKLLKNNQEVELTPTEYSLLKMFMENPGKALRREEMLNGIWGEDYFGDTKTLDVHIRRLREKIEDNPSDPRYIKTIWGSGYRWQPEMVRRLP, via the coding sequence ATGCGCGAAAAAAAGGTTAAAGTATTGGTTGTGGAAGATGAAGCGTCCATCCGGCGTTTCATTACCCTTAACCTGGAGATGGCCGGATATGAGGTGGGAGAAGCGGAGAGCGGGGAAGATGCCCTGGCTCTCCTTACCGAATTTCTCCCCGACTTGGTGGTGTTGGATCTGATGCTGCCGGGGATAGACGGTTTGGAAGTTTGCCAGCACATTCGTGAAACCATGCCGGACCCTCTGATCATCATCCTGACAGCTAAAGGGCAGGATACGGATAAAATTATGGGGCTTGAACTGGGAGCAGATGATTATATGGTCAAGCCCTTTAATCCCTTTGAGCTGATTGCCAGAATCAAAGCCATGCTAAGACGCCGGGATCGCTATGAAGCCGGAAGAACAGGCTATACCTACGGCAGCCTGCATCTGGACACCGCCGCCAATAAACTCCTCAAAAACAATCAGGAAGTGGAGCTGACCCCTACGGAATATTCCCTGCTGAAAATGTTTATGGAGAATCCGGGGAAAGCGCTGCGCAGAGAGGAAATGCTCAATGGGATCTGGGGAGAGGATTATTTTGGGGATACCAAAACTTTAGATGTGCACATCCGGCGGCTCCGGGAAAAAATCGAGGATAACCCCTCCGATCCCCGGTATATTAAAACCATCTGGGGTTCGGGTTACCGGTGGCAGCCGGAGATGGTCAGGAGGCTGCCATGA
- a CDS encoding sensor histidine kinase, which yields MKGIRGRLTANFMIVILVSVAILEVLLIYTVQQNYYGSLRGNLTNQVKISADMYSKYYSDTSLEDNILYNVDAFWNQSNAQVEIVDRDGKIVMDSLGAISEQEGPTEDIQDALNDQMGEWIGKLNGQKVMAVAYPLKSEGEIVGALRFIASTHEIDQDIQDTAKIFIAIGLFVAMVVGFLSIFLANTILIPLKEVTAIAESMAAGNFQIKSRKKRDDEIGKLADTLNYMAEEITKKEKLKNDFISSVSHELRTPLTSIMGWAITLQSEKFQQKEMLNDGLGIIAKESERLTRMVEELLDFSKFVSGRIKLSYEEVNMAELMEHIRKQLTPRATRETIQFTVDYPENLPDLLTDPNRLKQVLINILDNALNFTAAEGSVRFQAEVGEKDYTFTISDNGCGIAAGELPMVKEKFYKGKSSRSRNGIGLSICEEIITLMKGRLEIHSEVNVGTTVVITLPREVCAHG from the coding sequence ATGAAAGGGATCCGCGGCAGATTGACGGCTAATTTTATGATCGTGATTCTGGTTTCGGTAGCCATTTTGGAAGTGCTGCTGATTTATACTGTCCAGCAGAATTATTACGGCAGCCTGAGGGGCAACCTGACCAATCAGGTGAAAATCAGTGCTGATATGTATTCCAAATACTATTCCGATACCTCTTTGGAAGATAACATCCTCTATAATGTGGATGCCTTTTGGAATCAAAGCAACGCTCAAGTGGAAATTGTCGATAGAGACGGGAAGATCGTCATGGACTCTCTGGGAGCGATTTCGGAACAAGAGGGGCCCACAGAGGATATTCAGGATGCCCTCAATGATCAGATGGGGGAATGGATAGGAAAATTAAATGGCCAGAAGGTCATGGCCGTAGCCTATCCCTTAAAATCCGAAGGGGAGATTGTCGGAGCCCTGCGGTTTATTGCTTCTACACATGAAATCGACCAGGATATTCAGGACACGGCCAAAATTTTTATCGCTATCGGTCTTTTTGTGGCCATGGTGGTGGGTTTCCTCAGCATTTTCTTGGCCAATACCATTCTTATTCCCTTGAAGGAAGTGACAGCCATTGCCGAAAGCATGGCTGCCGGCAATTTTCAAATCAAGAGCAGGAAAAAGCGGGATGACGAGATCGGCAAGCTTGCCGATACCTTGAATTATATGGCTGAAGAAATAACCAAAAAAGAAAAGCTGAAAAATGATTTTATCTCTTCGGTCTCCCATGAATTGCGCACTCCCCTGACCTCCATTATGGGCTGGGCCATAACCCTGCAAAGCGAAAAATTCCAGCAGAAAGAAATGCTCAACGACGGTCTTGGCATCATTGCCAAAGAATCCGAACGGCTCACCCGGATGGTGGAAGAGCTCCTGGACTTTTCCAAATTTGTTTCCGGCAGGATTAAGCTGAGTTATGAAGAGGTCAATATGGCCGAACTGATGGAGCATATCCGCAAACAACTGACCCCCCGGGCCACCAGGGAAACTATCCAGTTTACAGTGGATTATCCGGAAAACCTCCCCGACCTGTTGACAGATCCTAATCGGTTAAAACAAGTCTTGATCAATATTCTGGATAACGCCTTGAATTTTACGGCTGCCGAGGGGAGTGTCCGTTTTCAGGCCGAGGTAGGGGAGAAGGACTACACCTTTACGATCTCCGACAACGGATGCGGCATTGCTGCCGGTGAACTGCCCATGGTGAAAGAAAAGTTTTACAAAGGCAAGAGCTCTCGTTCCCGCAACGGGATTGGTTTATCCATCTGTGAAGAGATCATTACCCTGATGAAAGGCCGGCTGGAAATCCACAGTGAAGTCAATGTCGGGACAACGGTGGTCATTACTCTGCCCAGAGAGGTGTGTGCCCATGGTTAA
- a CDS encoding serine dehydratase subunit alpha family protein has product MFMERQDRYYQTYLNILKEELVAAMGCTEPIAIAYGAAKAREVLGAVPHKVVLEVSSNIIKNVKSVVVPNTDGLKGIEAATAAGIIAGRSDKILEVIAEVCQAEKQQIKTYLSETDIEVKLADSQIIFDIMITMFHQDSYVKLRIADYHTHIVHIEKNGEIIFGTGDLDAGISSLTDRKLLSVSKIIEFADSVRIEDVKELLDKQIEYNSAIARAGMEGNYGANVGRVLLKTYGNDVKIRAKAMAAAGSDARMSGCELPVIINSGSGNQGMTASLPVIEYAAELQSGEEKLYRALVVSNLITLHLKTGIGRLSAFCGVICAGCGSGAGIAYLHGGGYDEIAHTIVNAAAIVSGIVCDGAKPSCAGKIAAAVDAGILGYLMYKEGQQFRGGDGIVAKGIENTIANIGYLGKVGMKETDKEIINIMLNQCSS; this is encoded by the coding sequence ATGTTTATGGAAAGACAGGATCGGTATTATCAGACCTATTTGAATATATTAAAAGAGGAATTGGTGGCAGCCATGGGATGTACGGAACCCATTGCCATAGCTTATGGTGCCGCTAAAGCCAGGGAAGTGCTGGGGGCGGTTCCCCATAAAGTAGTCCTTGAGGTCAGTTCAAATATTATTAAAAATGTAAAAAGTGTCGTGGTGCCCAACACCGATGGGTTAAAGGGTATCGAAGCAGCTACGGCGGCCGGGATTATAGCCGGCCGCTCCGATAAAATCCTGGAAGTTATTGCAGAGGTCTGCCAGGCGGAGAAGCAACAGATTAAAACATATCTGAGTGAAACGGATATAGAAGTGAAATTGGCGGATTCCCAGATAATTTTTGATATTATGATCACCATGTTTCATCAGGACTCTTATGTAAAGCTGCGTATTGCCGACTATCATACCCATATCGTTCATATAGAAAAAAACGGAGAGATTATTTTCGGTACCGGTGATCTAGACGCTGGCATTAGCAGTCTGACGGACAGGAAGCTGCTGTCTGTAAGCAAAATTATCGAGTTTGCCGACAGTGTCCGGATCGAGGACGTAAAGGAACTGCTGGATAAACAAATAGAATACAATTCAGCCATAGCCAGAGCCGGTATGGAGGGGAATTACGGGGCAAATGTAGGCAGAGTTCTCTTAAAAACCTATGGAAATGATGTTAAGATCCGCGCCAAAGCCATGGCGGCGGCAGGTTCAGATGCCCGGATGAGCGGGTGTGAGCTGCCTGTTATTATTAATTCCGGAAGCGGCAATCAAGGTATGACCGCTTCTCTTCCTGTGATTGAATATGCGGCGGAACTGCAGTCAGGTGAGGAAAAACTCTACCGGGCATTAGTGGTATCCAATCTGATTACCCTGCATTTAAAGACCGGTATCGGCCGGCTGTCTGCTTTTTGCGGAGTAATCTGTGCCGGATGCGGAAGCGGGGCTGGCATCGCCTATTTACATGGAGGCGGCTATGATGAAATTGCCCACACCATTGTCAATGCCGCGGCCATCGTTTCAGGAATCGTATGCGACGGAGCCAAGCCTTCCTGTGCGGGGAAAATTGCCGCGGCAGTGGATGCCGGTATTCTGGGCTACCTGATGTATAAGGAAGGTCAGCAGTTTAGGGGCGGCGATGGCATCGTGGCCAAAGGCATAGAAAATACCATTGCCAATATCGGATATTTGGGGAAAGTAGGCATGAAGGAAACCGATAAGGAAATTATCAATATTATGCTGAATCAGTGCAGCTCATGA
- a CDS encoding PucR family transcriptional regulator, translated as MSITVEDCLQLSVLREAEVVAGAKGLNNIVAHVSVLEWSNSLALKNGIFLGNEIVITCFHYAKDDVDAQCQVVRDLSAAGEVGMILYYVGIVLPDIDARLIRTADELGYPLICMPRNRFDYRYSEAITEIMEAVFKDQMKEKYYVKDMLERLAMLPERQRTIGNVLRMLSDRLYCSIILCDREFKLLDAATWPTTANLNLPEILNLYKNTVLSRPGVNNLEFTYDNEVMAARSQPIATDDGYSMNLIFLNLPEKKVLGDAIAQAAELIQLSSSIWNFDIRQEGHREMLKAFFYDEPIKLKRIANGLHIDIDRLQTMWVLKSKADSPTREALTLKNSRLLALLKHFFNEHHIHAIADHFEDNVVALIEPPYGETTMTSFLEEFMKTVQDESVRAFPVNCPGENAAGAFRKAYFEIQDNDGSAMTIYPSKRIINTHEIEFSGLCREIAEKGKEAIDEKLKVLRALGAQDDFAGKELVSTLEVFLLDAEANVEQTSKLLFLHKSTIKYRIKKIKELLGCDIAKLPEAYSLYVAVAVKRLIASL; from the coding sequence ATGAGCATAACGGTAGAGGATTGTTTGCAGCTTTCGGTGCTGCGGGAGGCAGAGGTGGTGGCAGGGGCAAAAGGGCTGAATAATATCGTTGCCCATGTTTCTGTTTTAGAATGGTCCAACTCTTTAGCCTTGAAAAATGGTATTTTTCTGGGTAATGAGATTGTTATTACCTGCTTTCATTATGCCAAGGACGATGTTGATGCCCAATGTCAGGTGGTCAGAGATCTCAGCGCAGCCGGTGAGGTGGGGATGATTCTTTATTATGTGGGAATTGTCCTGCCGGATATCGATGCAAGATTGATTCGTACTGCCGACGAATTGGGGTACCCCTTGATCTGTATGCCGAGAAACCGTTTCGATTATCGTTATAGTGAGGCAATCACGGAAATTATGGAAGCGGTCTTTAAAGATCAGATGAAGGAAAAATATTATGTTAAGGATATGCTGGAACGTCTAGCGATGCTGCCGGAAAGACAGCGGACCATCGGCAATGTTCTGCGCATGCTCAGTGACAGATTGTACTGCTCTATTATTCTTTGTGATCGGGAATTCAAGCTTTTGGATGCGGCGACATGGCCGACTACAGCGAATTTGAATCTGCCTGAGATCTTGAATTTGTATAAAAATACAGTGCTTTCCAGGCCGGGAGTGAACAACCTGGAATTCACCTATGACAATGAGGTGATGGCTGCCAGATCCCAGCCGATTGCCACTGATGACGGGTATAGTATGAATCTGATTTTTTTGAATCTCCCGGAAAAAAAGGTTTTGGGGGATGCTATTGCCCAGGCAGCGGAATTGATTCAGCTGTCAAGCAGTATCTGGAATTTCGATATAAGGCAGGAAGGCCATAGGGAAATGCTCAAAGCCTTTTTCTATGATGAACCCATCAAGCTCAAGCGCATTGCCAATGGGCTGCACATTGACATTGATCGGCTTCAAACTATGTGGGTGTTGAAAAGCAAGGCGGATTCCCCGACCAGGGAGGCCTTGACCTTAAAGAACAGCCGGCTTTTAGCTTTGTTGAAACATTTTTTTAATGAGCACCATATTCATGCGATTGCCGATCATTTTGAAGATAATGTGGTGGCGCTGATTGAGCCTCCTTATGGGGAAACGACCATGACCTCTTTTTTAGAAGAATTTATGAAGACGGTTCAAGATGAATCCGTCAGGGCTTTTCCGGTAAACTGTCCCGGAGAAAATGCGGCAGGGGCTTTTCGCAAGGCTTATTTTGAAATTCAGGATAATGATGGAAGTGCTATGACAATCTATCCAAGCAAACGCATCATCAACACTCATGAAATTGAGTTCTCCGGCTTATGCAGAGAGATTGCCGAAAAAGGAAAAGAGGCAATTGACGAAAAACTCAAAGTACTTCGCGCTTTGGGAGCTCAGGATGATTTTGCAGGCAAGGAATTGGTCTCTACGTTGGAAGTTTTTCTTCTGGATGCGGAAGCCAATGTGGAACAAACGAGCAAGCTGTTGTTTCTGCACAAAAGCACGATAAAATACCGGATTAAAAAGATTAAGGAATTATTAGGCTGTGATATTGCCAAGCTTCCTGAAGCTTACAGCTTATATGTAGCAGTGGCTGTGAAGCGGCTGATTGCAAGCTTATAA
- a CDS encoding purine-cytosine permease family protein: MSETTQNTSHDDYSLSRVPQHAKKPLWQIIVIRLGCFACVSQLMTGAALGFGMSFHDALLAVFLGSIALLIVGAAVGVIAAQQGLSTSLLARWSGFGNQGSALIGVIIAISSIGWFGMQNTVFAEGMYQATGILNLQIWSVLTGASIIAIVYFGISSLSWTANIALPLFLVAIGISSIQMFRGHSLTDLIASPIPGPALSLATGATMVAGSFIIGAVISPDICRFLKRGRDVFWMTLISTFVGELSMCMLAVLMAHAIKSADVMTIIVSLSGLIGVIIVIFSTIKVNDINLYAASLGMTNALNALFKKDFDRRQMTIILGVFGTALSVIGVINYFENFLVVLGVAIPPIAGIISIDYFILKRDRKILDESKERGELPDKVENWNPVAILAWAVGSLVGYFVQIGIPSINSLIVSGLLYYGAMKVYGLIQKKEIVRFRMVDSQSEG, translated from the coding sequence ATGTCAGAAACGACTCAGAACACATCTCATGATGATTATTCGTTAAGCCGGGTTCCTCAGCATGCCAAAAAGCCCTTATGGCAGATTATCGTAATAAGGCTGGGCTGTTTTGCCTGCGTCTCCCAGTTGATGACGGGAGCGGCGCTGGGGTTCGGTATGAGCTTTCATGACGCGCTGCTGGCGGTTTTCCTGGGAAGCATCGCCTTGCTGATAGTCGGGGCGGCCGTAGGTGTTATCGCGGCACAGCAGGGGCTGTCCACCAGTCTCCTGGCCCGCTGGAGCGGCTTCGGCAATCAAGGCTCGGCTCTGATCGGAGTTATCATCGCAATTTCTTCCATCGGCTGGTTTGGAATGCAGAACACCGTTTTTGCCGAAGGAATGTATCAGGCCACAGGTATATTGAATCTGCAGATTTGGTCGGTGCTTACAGGGGCTTCGATTATCGCTATCGTCTATTTCGGTATTTCCAGCTTGAGTTGGACCGCTAATATTGCCCTGCCCCTGTTTTTAGTAGCCATCGGCATATCCAGTATACAGATGTTCAGAGGGCACAGTCTGACGGACTTAATCGCCTCCCCCATACCCGGGCCGGCGTTGTCCTTGGCCACCGGTGCCACCATGGTTGCCGGCAGCTTCATTATCGGTGCAGTCATATCCCCGGATATCTGCCGGTTTTTAAAAAGGGGGCGGGATGTCTTCTGGATGACCTTAATAAGCACCTTTGTCGGTGAACTCAGCATGTGTATGCTGGCTGTTTTGATGGCCCATGCTATTAAGAGTGCTGATGTGATGACCATTATCGTCTCCTTATCCGGGTTGATCGGCGTGATTATCGTTATTTTCTCGACGATCAAAGTCAACGATATTAACCTCTATGCGGCCAGCCTGGGGATGACCAACGCCTTGAATGCCTTGTTCAAGAAAGATTTTGACCGGCGCCAGATGACGATTATCCTGGGTGTGTTCGGAACGGCTCTTTCCGTGATCGGTGTAATCAACTATTTTGAAAACTTTTTGGTTGTATTGGGGGTTGCCATTCCGCCGATTGCCGGAATTATCAGTATTGATTACTTTATTCTCAAAAGAGACAGAAAAATATTGGACGAATCCAAGGAAAGAGGAGAATTGCCGGATAAAGTGGAGAACTGGAATCCCGTAGCCATCTTAGCCTGGGCTGTAGGCTCCTTAGTGGGGTATTTTGTTCAAATCGGCATTCCCTCCATTAACTCACTGATTGTCTCCGGATTGCTCTATTATGGTGCGATGAAAGTCTATGGGCTGATTCAGAAAAAAGAGATTGTCAGGTTTCGGATGGTGGATTCCCAAAGTGAAGGATAG
- a CDS encoding M20/M25/M40 family metallo-hydrolase — protein MNRWINEKRLIASFCDLVTIDSLSYRERDMADELLRRLKRLGFEVWEDDAGPKIGGSAGNIIAKLKGIVEKEALLFTAHMDTVQPGTAKTPLLSGKRIHTDGTTVLGGDDAAGIACILEMAASLREHKLDHGDIYVIFTVAEEMGLQGAKNLNPAVMEKVKANYGFVLDDAGKAGGVVAAAPAHVKRHITIRGKSAHAGVEPEKGIDAVRIMAEAVYHMQLGRLDEETTANLGMIKGGEAGNTVCGQLEILGEVRSRNPEKLAKQLKAMQRCFEEAARNWGGAVEFEDELLYGAIDLRRHPDLQKLLEKAAEKIGLPMDYHSSGGGSDANILNSLGFPCVTLSSAFYAMHTVQEYVDIEEMIRLTEFMLSITQSVEAVEKAGVRNLTTE, from the coding sequence ATGAACAGATGGATCAACGAAAAACGGCTGATCGCCTCGTTCTGCGATTTGGTTACCATAGACTCTTTGTCCTACCGGGAAAGGGATATGGCAGATGAATTGCTAAGACGCTTAAAACGGTTGGGATTTGAGGTGTGGGAAGATGATGCCGGCCCCAAGATTGGGGGCAGTGCAGGCAATATTATTGCCAAATTGAAAGGAATCGTCGAAAAAGAGGCCCTTTTATTCACCGCTCATATGGATACGGTGCAGCCCGGAACCGCTAAAACGCCTCTGCTCAGCGGAAAGCGGATTCATACGGATGGAACGACGGTTCTGGGAGGGGACGATGCTGCCGGCATAGCCTGTATCCTGGAAATGGCGGCAAGCTTGCGGGAGCATAAGCTGGACCATGGAGATATCTATGTGATCTTTACCGTGGCGGAAGAGATGGGTCTTCAGGGGGCAAAGAATCTGAACCCCGCTGTGATGGAGAAAGTCAAGGCAAACTATGGCTTCGTCCTGGATGATGCGGGAAAAGCAGGAGGGGTGGTGGCGGCGGCCCCTGCCCATGTCAAGCGGCACATCACGATTCGGGGCAAAAGCGCTCATGCCGGCGTGGAGCCGGAAAAAGGCATTGATGCGGTCAGGATTATGGCCGAAGCGGTATATCATATGCAGCTGGGCCGCCTTGATGAGGAAACGACGGCCAACCTGGGGATGATAAAAGGCGGAGAGGCGGGCAATACGGTCTGCGGACAGCTGGAGATTCTTGGTGAGGTAAGAAGCAGGAACCCGGAGAAATTGGCGAAGCAGCTGAAGGCTATGCAAAGGTGTTTTGAAGAGGCTGCCCGGAATTGGGGAGGGGCCGTTGAGTTTGAGGATGAACTGCTTTACGGTGCTATCGATTTGCGACGGCATCCGGACCTGCAAAAGCTTCTGGAAAAGGCTGCGGAAAAGATCGGATTGCCCATGGATTACCACAGCTCCGGAGGAGGCAGTGATGCCAATATCTTGAACAGTCTGGGCTTTCCTTGCGTAACCTTGTCATCGGCGTTTTACGCTATGCATACGGTACAGGAGTATGTCGACATTGAGGAGATGATTCGATTAACGGAATTCATGCTGTCGATCACACAAAGTGTAGAAGCTGTAGAAAAGGCCGGGGTAAGAAACTTAACAACGGAGTGA